A single window of Lathamus discolor isolate bLatDis1 chromosome 20, bLatDis1.hap1, whole genome shotgun sequence DNA harbors:
- the LOC136023898 gene encoding keratin, type I cytoskeletal 13-like isoform X2, with amino-acid sequence MSCGSKQTSRSCLRGSSGAGGGGGSVYSCASSTRVTSRTSGGGRSSGSSCAGGSSRSSYGGGAGGGSCGRIRHSSYGGGMSSRSCGGGMSGGYYGGRMSSGGYGGGMSFGSGGSGFGGGYGGSFGGGGAGFSGGSFSSGGFPGGMGGILSNDEKLTMQSLNDRLASYLDTVRNLERENAHLEQLIREWYQKQAPSGTKDYSHYYGEIEDLQNQLVTAAVETNKVLLDLDNTRMTAEDFRIKYETERGLRQNVEGDINSLRPLLDSLTLNRSDLEMQFESLKEEMIDLKKNHEEEMKSLHTQSSGDVNVEVNAAPGEDLLKKLNAMRQEYENIIQKNREEVESWYESKMEEVSQQVHSSGQEVEASNQQISELRREYQSLEIELQSQISMVDSLQSNLEDTERRYNMQLQQIQGMIGPLEEELASIRCEMESQNEEYKMLLGIKTRLEQEIAQYRALLQEGQHGISTSQGGAGGGSSGGGGGGSHGGTSWSSGRGSSGGGSSWSSAGGSSGGRTGGSSRRTSSSGGGGGASGGAGGGACGGEGGGRSCLSRSSSSSQPQSGNSYESQDAESMKLCLEGNKTLDRGATMEEVSEAIKTMRRGSLRRSEE; translated from the exons ATGAGCTGTGGCTCCAAACAGACCTCCAGAAGCTGCCTGCGCGGGAGCAGCGGTGCTGGGGGTGGAGGGGGCAGCGTGTATTCCTGTGCCTCCTCCACAAGAGTCACTTCCAGGACAAGCGGTGGGGGCAGGAGTTCTGGCAGCAGTTGTGCTGGAGGAAGCTCCAGAAGCAGCTATGGTGGGGGAGCTGGTGGTGGTAGCTGTGGAAGGATCAGGCACAGTAGTTACGGAGGAGGAatgagcagcagaagctgtggaggaggaatgaGCGGTGGTTATTATGGAGGGCGAATGAGCAGTGGTGGCTATGGAGGGGGCATGAGCTTTGGATCGGGTGGGAGTGGGTTTGGTGGTGGTTATGGAGGAAGCTTTGGTGGAGGTGGTGCTGGTTTCAGTGGTGGCAGCTTTAGCAGTGGTGGctttcctggagggatggggggaatTCTCTCCAACGATGAAAAGCTGACCATGCAGAGCCTCAATGACCGCCTGGCTTCTTACCTGGACACCGtcagaaatctggaaagggaaAATGCTCACCTTGAGCAGCTAATCAGGGAGTGGTACCAAAAGCAAGCTCCTTCTGGCACAAAGGACTACAGCCACTATTATGGAGAGATTGAAGACCTTCAAAACCAG CTTGTGACTGCAGCTGTGGAGACCAACAAGGTACTTCTGGATCTGGATAACACAAGGATGACTGCAGAGGACTTCAGGATAAA GTACGAGACCGAGCGTGGGCTCCGGCAGAACGTGGAGGGCGACATCAACAGCCTGCGGCCCTTGCTGGATAGTCTGACTCTGAACAGGTCTGACCTGGAAATGCAGTTTGAGTCTCTGAAGGAGGAGATGATTGACCTCAAGAAGAACCATGAGGAG GAGATGAAATCGCTGCACACACAGTCGAGTGGTGATGTGAACGTGGAGGTGAatgctgctccaggggaggaCCTGCTGAAAAAGCTGAATGCCATGAGACAGGAGTATGAAAATATCATTCAGAAAAACCGTGAAGAGGTTGAGAGCTGGTATGAGAGCAAG aTGGAAGAAGTGAGTCAACAGGTCCACTCAAGTGGCCAGGAAGTGGAGGCAAGCAACCAACAGATCTCTGAGCTGAGACGTGAATATCAGAGCCTGGAGATTGAGCTGCAGTCGCAGATCAGCATG GTGGACTCTCTGCAGTCCAACCTGGAAGACACGGAACGTCGTTACAacatgcagctgcagcagatccAGGGGATGATCGGTCCCTTGGAGGAGGAGCTGGCCAGCATCCGCTGTGAGATGGAGAGTCAGAACGAAGAGTACAAGATGCTCCTGGGCATCAAGACCCGCCTGGAGCAGGAGATTGCTCAGTACcgggctctgctgcaggaggggcAGCATGGCATTAG CACCTCACAgggaggagctggtggtggatcttcaggaggaggaggaggaggaagtcaTGGAGGAACCAGCTGGTCTTCTGGAAGAGGAAGTagtggaggaggaagcagtTGGTCCTCAGCTGGAGGAAGCAGCGGAGGAAGAACTGGAGGATCCAGCAGAAGAACTTCCTCAtcaggaggtggaggaggagcgagcggaggagcaggaggtggagcctgtggaggagaaggagggggcAGATCCTGCCTCTCCCGCTCATCATCATCTTCCCAGCCCCAATCTGGCAACTCTTATGAAAGCCAAG ATGCTGAAAGCATGAAGCTCTGCCTGGAAGGGAATAAAACACTGGACAGAGGAGCAACAATGGAGGAAGTGTCCGAAGCCATAAAAACGATGAGACGGG GGAGTCTCAGAAGGTCTGAGGAATGA
- the LOC136023898 gene encoding keratin, type I cytoskeletal 9-like isoform X3: MTAEDFRIKYETERGLRQNVEGDINSLRPLLDSLTLNRSDLEMQFESLKEEMIDLKKNHEEEMKSLHTQSSGDVNVEVNAAPGEDLLKKLNAMRQEYENIIQKNREEVESWYESKMEEVSQQVHSSGQEVEASNQQISELRREYQSLEIELQSQISMVDSLQSNLEDTERRYNMQLQQIQGMIGPLEEELASIRCEMESQNEEYKMLLGIKTRLEQEIAQYRALLQEGQHGISTSQGGAGGGSSGGGGGGSHGGTSWSSGRGSSGGGSSWSSAGGSSGGRTGGSSRRTSSSGGGGGASGGAGGGACGGEGGGRSCLSRSSSSSQPQSGNSYESQEDAESMKLCLEGNKTLDRGATMEEVSEAIKTMRRGSLRRSEE; the protein is encoded by the exons ATGACTGCAGAGGACTTCAGGATAAA GTACGAGACCGAGCGTGGGCTCCGGCAGAACGTGGAGGGCGACATCAACAGCCTGCGGCCCTTGCTGGATAGTCTGACTCTGAACAGGTCTGACCTGGAAATGCAGTTTGAGTCTCTGAAGGAGGAGATGATTGACCTCAAGAAGAACCATGAGGAG GAGATGAAATCGCTGCACACACAGTCGAGTGGTGATGTGAACGTGGAGGTGAatgctgctccaggggaggaCCTGCTGAAAAAGCTGAATGCCATGAGACAGGAGTATGAAAATATCATTCAGAAAAACCGTGAAGAGGTTGAGAGCTGGTATGAGAGCAAG aTGGAAGAAGTGAGTCAACAGGTCCACTCAAGTGGCCAGGAAGTGGAGGCAAGCAACCAACAGATCTCTGAGCTGAGACGTGAATATCAGAGCCTGGAGATTGAGCTGCAGTCGCAGATCAGCATG GTGGACTCTCTGCAGTCCAACCTGGAAGACACGGAACGTCGTTACAacatgcagctgcagcagatccAGGGGATGATCGGTCCCTTGGAGGAGGAGCTGGCCAGCATCCGCTGTGAGATGGAGAGTCAGAACGAAGAGTACAAGATGCTCCTGGGCATCAAGACCCGCCTGGAGCAGGAGATTGCTCAGTACcgggctctgctgcaggaggggcAGCATGGCATTAG CACCTCACAgggaggagctggtggtggatcttcaggaggaggaggaggaggaagtcaTGGAGGAACCAGCTGGTCTTCTGGAAGAGGAAGTagtggaggaggaagcagtTGGTCCTCAGCTGGAGGAAGCAGCGGAGGAAGAACTGGAGGATCCAGCAGAAGAACTTCCTCAtcaggaggtggaggaggagcgagcggaggagcaggaggtggagcctgtggaggagaaggagggggcAGATCCTGCCTCTCCCGCTCATCATCATCTTCCCAGCCCCAATCTGGCAACTCTTATGAAAGCCAAG AAGATGCTGAAAGCATGAAGCTCTGCCTGGAAGGGAATAAAACACTGGACAGAGGAGCAACAATGGAGGAAGTGTCCGAAGCCATAAAAACGATGAGACGGG GGAGTCTCAGAAGGTCTGAGGAATGA
- the LOC136023898 gene encoding keratin, type I cytoskeletal 13-like isoform X1: protein MSCGSKQTSRSCLRGSSGAGGGGGSVYSCASSTRVTSRTSGGGRSSGSSCAGGSSRSSYGGGAGGGSCGRIRHSSYGGGMSSRSCGGGMSGGYYGGRMSSGGYGGGMSFGSGGSGFGGGYGGSFGGGGAGFSGGSFSSGGFPGGMGGILSNDEKLTMQSLNDRLASYLDTVRNLERENAHLEQLIREWYQKQAPSGTKDYSHYYGEIEDLQNQLVTAAVETNKVLLDLDNTRMTAEDFRIKYETERGLRQNVEGDINSLRPLLDSLTLNRSDLEMQFESLKEEMIDLKKNHEEEMKSLHTQSSGDVNVEVNAAPGEDLLKKLNAMRQEYENIIQKNREEVESWYESKMEEVSQQVHSSGQEVEASNQQISELRREYQSLEIELQSQISMVDSLQSNLEDTERRYNMQLQQIQGMIGPLEEELASIRCEMESQNEEYKMLLGIKTRLEQEIAQYRALLQEGQHGISTSQGGAGGGSSGGGGGGSHGGTSWSSGRGSSGGGSSWSSAGGSSGGRTGGSSRRTSSSGGGGGASGGAGGGACGGEGGGRSCLSRSSSSSQPQSGNSYESQEDAESMKLCLEGNKTLDRGATMEEVSEAIKTMRRGSLRRSEE, encoded by the exons ATGAGCTGTGGCTCCAAACAGACCTCCAGAAGCTGCCTGCGCGGGAGCAGCGGTGCTGGGGGTGGAGGGGGCAGCGTGTATTCCTGTGCCTCCTCCACAAGAGTCACTTCCAGGACAAGCGGTGGGGGCAGGAGTTCTGGCAGCAGTTGTGCTGGAGGAAGCTCCAGAAGCAGCTATGGTGGGGGAGCTGGTGGTGGTAGCTGTGGAAGGATCAGGCACAGTAGTTACGGAGGAGGAatgagcagcagaagctgtggaggaggaatgaGCGGTGGTTATTATGGAGGGCGAATGAGCAGTGGTGGCTATGGAGGGGGCATGAGCTTTGGATCGGGTGGGAGTGGGTTTGGTGGTGGTTATGGAGGAAGCTTTGGTGGAGGTGGTGCTGGTTTCAGTGGTGGCAGCTTTAGCAGTGGTGGctttcctggagggatggggggaatTCTCTCCAACGATGAAAAGCTGACCATGCAGAGCCTCAATGACCGCCTGGCTTCTTACCTGGACACCGtcagaaatctggaaagggaaAATGCTCACCTTGAGCAGCTAATCAGGGAGTGGTACCAAAAGCAAGCTCCTTCTGGCACAAAGGACTACAGCCACTATTATGGAGAGATTGAAGACCTTCAAAACCAG CTTGTGACTGCAGCTGTGGAGACCAACAAGGTACTTCTGGATCTGGATAACACAAGGATGACTGCAGAGGACTTCAGGATAAA GTACGAGACCGAGCGTGGGCTCCGGCAGAACGTGGAGGGCGACATCAACAGCCTGCGGCCCTTGCTGGATAGTCTGACTCTGAACAGGTCTGACCTGGAAATGCAGTTTGAGTCTCTGAAGGAGGAGATGATTGACCTCAAGAAGAACCATGAGGAG GAGATGAAATCGCTGCACACACAGTCGAGTGGTGATGTGAACGTGGAGGTGAatgctgctccaggggaggaCCTGCTGAAAAAGCTGAATGCCATGAGACAGGAGTATGAAAATATCATTCAGAAAAACCGTGAAGAGGTTGAGAGCTGGTATGAGAGCAAG aTGGAAGAAGTGAGTCAACAGGTCCACTCAAGTGGCCAGGAAGTGGAGGCAAGCAACCAACAGATCTCTGAGCTGAGACGTGAATATCAGAGCCTGGAGATTGAGCTGCAGTCGCAGATCAGCATG GTGGACTCTCTGCAGTCCAACCTGGAAGACACGGAACGTCGTTACAacatgcagctgcagcagatccAGGGGATGATCGGTCCCTTGGAGGAGGAGCTGGCCAGCATCCGCTGTGAGATGGAGAGTCAGAACGAAGAGTACAAGATGCTCCTGGGCATCAAGACCCGCCTGGAGCAGGAGATTGCTCAGTACcgggctctgctgcaggaggggcAGCATGGCATTAG CACCTCACAgggaggagctggtggtggatcttcaggaggaggaggaggaggaagtcaTGGAGGAACCAGCTGGTCTTCTGGAAGAGGAAGTagtggaggaggaagcagtTGGTCCTCAGCTGGAGGAAGCAGCGGAGGAAGAACTGGAGGATCCAGCAGAAGAACTTCCTCAtcaggaggtggaggaggagcgagcggaggagcaggaggtggagcctgtggaggagaaggagggggcAGATCCTGCCTCTCCCGCTCATCATCATCTTCCCAGCCCCAATCTGGCAACTCTTATGAAAGCCAAG AAGATGCTGAAAGCATGAAGCTCTGCCTGGAAGGGAATAAAACACTGGACAGAGGAGCAACAATGGAGGAAGTGTCCGAAGCCATAAAAACGATGAGACGGG GGAGTCTCAGAAGGTCTGAGGAATGA